In a single window of the Streptomyces sp. NBC_00285 genome:
- a CDS encoding Dyp-type peroxidase, which produces MTAHAAFPTPDGASAPARRDVLTRAAALGALTASTSACADHARSRPAGAGPPAFGFRGPRQAGVTTPQQMAALVLAYDLAPALRAAGGVRALREVFGRWTRALAQALDGESPPPSPAQAKDITEIGGAAKSRLTATVAIGPRLPRLLRVAAPPALRELPPFPDDRLDPAYGGGDLLVQLCADDPRVTTAAASALTRLAGDTLRPRWRQTGFLPPTPAGRTPRNLIGFKDGTEQPSPEECERWVWSDDATFLVVRRVHIDVAGFARLSTQRQERIIGRHRASGAPLGRHHEHDDVDIFAKTPQGRYVIPLGSHVRAASPRLDAGARILRRGYSYDSGPDDRGLLFLAFMRDPALFARVQHRMTATDELSRFTEHRGSAVAYVLPGALAGEDLGARLLA; this is translated from the coding sequence ATGACAGCACATGCCGCTTTTCCCACGCCCGACGGCGCGTCGGCCCCCGCCCGCCGGGACGTTCTGACCCGCGCCGCAGCCCTCGGTGCCCTCACCGCCTCCACCTCCGCATGCGCCGACCACGCACGTTCCCGTCCCGCCGGCGCGGGCCCGCCGGCGTTCGGTTTCCGGGGCCCGCGCCAGGCCGGCGTGACGACACCTCAGCAGATGGCCGCGCTCGTCCTGGCGTACGACCTCGCCCCGGCGCTACGGGCAGCGGGCGGCGTGCGGGCACTGCGGGAGGTGTTCGGGCGGTGGACGCGGGCCCTGGCGCAGGCCCTCGACGGTGAAAGCCCGCCGCCAAGTCCCGCACAGGCGAAGGACATCACGGAGATCGGGGGCGCCGCGAAGTCCCGGCTCACCGCGACCGTGGCGATCGGTCCCCGCCTCCCCCGGCTCCTGCGCGTCGCCGCGCCGCCCGCGCTGCGCGAACTGCCGCCGTTCCCCGACGACCGGCTCGACCCCGCGTACGGCGGCGGTGATCTGCTGGTCCAGCTCTGCGCCGACGATCCGCGCGTCACGACGGCCGCCGCGAGCGCGCTGACCCGGCTGGCGGGCGACACCCTGCGTCCGCGTTGGCGGCAGACCGGGTTCCTGCCGCCGACCCCGGCCGGGCGGACACCGCGCAACCTGATCGGCTTCAAGGACGGCACGGAGCAACCGTCACCCGAGGAGTGCGAGCGCTGGGTGTGGTCCGACGACGCCACGTTCCTCGTCGTGCGCCGTGTCCACATCGATGTGGCCGGGTTCGCGCGGCTCAGTACGCAGCGGCAGGAGCGGATCATCGGGCGGCACCGGGCGAGCGGGGCGCCGCTGGGACGCCACCACGAGCACGACGACGTTGACATCTTCGCGAAGACACCGCAGGGCCGGTACGTGATCCCGCTGGGGTCCCATGTACGGGCGGCCAGTCCCCGGCTGGACGCCGGCGCGCGGATACTGCGCCGGGGCTACAGCTACGACTCCGGGCCGGACGACCGGGGCCTGTTGTTCCTCGCCTTCATGCGGGATCCGGCGCTGTTCGCGCGTGTCCAGCACCGGATGACGGCGACGGACGAGCTGAGCCGCTTCACCGAGCACCGGGGTTCGGCGGTGGCGTACGTCCTTCCGGGCGCCCTTGCGGGTGAGGATCTGGGGGCACGTCTGCTGGCGTGA
- a CDS encoding SdrD B-like domain-containing protein, giving the protein MFRAEPGTAASRRRLHDTPPGRRRRLAGLTGLSLALIATGSPALAVTGLGPLAATARAAAPSDGTLTVRVVTEVDADGAYDSVLEPGLAGVRVTLTDDAGQVRNATTGANGTATFAATTELTGGKYRVQVANPDPDNLSPAVAGLGAGADVIRSSVGFVDVSGGTDVTYTTGFWDPSLYCQENPTLVTCNLAKGDAPDTYKGLVSFGGGFTGNTSGGVTQLTDNTKQQAVFGIGVDRTGNKYMGTLVKRHTAYGPAGATNTIYRQFGTENAVDTFVTLPGTLTAHETTDNLLHDNAVYSKVGREGIGDVDVSGDGKTLYAVNLSDSKLYSVAITGSGDSVTPGTQTSYDIPRPQACVGQWHPYGIGVRGKRVLVGGVCGAETTVTSDLAWGNPGQLSAHVYEFKNGAFSEIFTHALDYPRGCAYRFTGDPATNFRCTKPSTVGQRMSGMWEAWNERVPAREEHSFISAPQPMLSNIEIADNGDLVLGYRDRFGDMTGTYTYAYNSATEPLVTGIAAGDVLRACKSGTTYTLENNGSCGSLKGNLADNTEGPGGGEFYNDSTVLNDAVHDQVGQGATALQPNRDKLWGTVYDPINAYEQGVRSWTADSGAIEGNLLVQPTYDTSTPLPQNLFGKANGLADLELVCDQAPVQIGNRVWYDSNGNGIQDPSEPPVAGVVVTLSPPTGPPLTATTDANGEYYLGTEEGLKPNTAYAATFDYSGINPATLPGSPTLAELKWTQQAAGSDRALDSNVDSAGRTTVSVGDPGYVNHTVDAGLVGPVNKLGDYVWYDTNGNGIQDHGEPPAPNVTVNLYNDNGDLLKTVKTDEGGKYLFDKLADGKYKVCFVKPAGYAWTKQNAGGKGDDSVIVPTTGCSPVVTLGPGNRQDLTLDAGLVEDLALTVVKTDKKTGEPLRGAVFQLWLDSNGTSGLQRGGAHKDRMVGDCVSGRTGMCSFDGNRIGTYYLVEKDVPEGYVLPDNPVFGPYRLTLANGTGSEGLIVKIANKRGEPCKGKKC; this is encoded by the coding sequence GTGTTCAGAGCAGAACCAGGTACCGCCGCCTCGCGCCGGCGCCTGCACGACACTCCGCCCGGACGGCGGAGACGGCTCGCCGGTCTGACCGGTCTGAGCCTCGCGCTGATCGCGACCGGTTCACCGGCCCTCGCGGTCACCGGGCTCGGCCCGCTCGCCGCAACCGCACGGGCCGCCGCTCCCAGTGACGGCACCCTGACCGTGCGGGTCGTCACCGAGGTGGACGCGGACGGCGCGTACGACAGCGTGCTGGAACCGGGCCTCGCCGGCGTCAGGGTCACCCTGACGGACGACGCCGGCCAGGTCCGGAACGCGACGACCGGGGCCAACGGCACCGCCACCTTCGCGGCCACGACCGAGCTCACGGGCGGCAAGTACCGCGTCCAGGTCGCCAACCCGGACCCCGACAACCTCTCCCCCGCCGTCGCGGGCCTGGGCGCGGGCGCCGACGTCATCCGCAGCAGCGTCGGCTTCGTCGACGTCTCCGGTGGTACGGACGTCACGTACACCACGGGTTTCTGGGATCCCAGCCTGTACTGCCAGGAGAACCCGACCCTGGTCACCTGCAACCTCGCCAAGGGGGATGCCCCCGACACGTACAAGGGCCTGGTGTCCTTCGGCGGGGGCTTCACCGGTAACACCTCCGGGGGCGTCACCCAGCTGACCGACAACACGAAGCAGCAGGCCGTGTTCGGCATCGGCGTGGACCGCACCGGCAACAAGTACATGGGCACGCTGGTCAAGCGGCACACGGCCTACGGCCCGGCGGGCGCCACCAACACGATCTACCGTCAGTTCGGCACCGAGAACGCCGTCGACACCTTCGTCACGCTGCCCGGCACGCTCACCGCGCACGAGACCACCGACAACCTGCTGCACGACAACGCCGTCTACAGCAAGGTCGGCCGCGAGGGCATCGGAGACGTCGACGTCTCCGGCGACGGCAAGACGCTGTACGCGGTCAACCTCAGCGACTCCAAGCTGTACAGCGTGGCCATCACGGGCTCCGGCGACTCCGTCACGCCCGGCACGCAGACGTCGTACGACATCCCGAGGCCGCAGGCCTGTGTCGGCCAGTGGCACCCGTACGGCATCGGCGTGCGCGGCAAGCGCGTCCTGGTCGGCGGGGTGTGCGGCGCCGAGACGACCGTCACCTCGGACCTCGCGTGGGGCAACCCGGGGCAACTGAGCGCGCACGTCTACGAGTTCAAGAACGGCGCGTTCAGCGAGATCTTCACGCACGCGCTGGACTACCCCCGCGGCTGCGCCTACCGGTTCACCGGTGATCCGGCCACCAACTTCCGCTGCACCAAGCCCTCCACGGTCGGCCAGCGCATGAGCGGCATGTGGGAGGCCTGGAACGAGCGCGTGCCGGCTCGGGAGGAGCACTCCTTCATCTCCGCGCCGCAGCCGATGCTGTCCAACATCGAGATCGCCGACAACGGCGACCTGGTGCTGGGCTACCGCGACCGCTTCGGCGACATGACGGGGACCTACACGTACGCGTACAACAGCGCGACGGAGCCGCTGGTCACCGGCATCGCCGCCGGCGACGTGCTGCGCGCCTGCAAGTCCGGGACGACGTACACGCTGGAGAACAACGGCTCCTGCGGTTCGCTGAAAGGCAATCTTGCGGACAACACCGAGGGCCCGGGCGGCGGCGAGTTCTACAACGACTCCACGGTCCTCAATGACGCGGTCCACGACCAGGTCGGCCAGGGCGCCACGGCACTCCAGCCGAACCGCGACAAGTTGTGGGGCACGGTCTACGACCCGATCAACGCCTACGAGCAGGGCGTCCGCAGCTGGACCGCGGACAGCGGAGCGATCGAGGGCAACCTCCTGGTGCAGCCCACCTATGACACCTCCACCCCCCTCCCCCAGAACCTGTTCGGCAAGGCCAACGGTCTCGCCGACCTGGAGCTCGTCTGCGACCAGGCGCCCGTCCAGATCGGCAACCGGGTCTGGTACGACTCGAACGGCAACGGCATCCAGGACCCGTCCGAGCCGCCCGTCGCGGGCGTCGTCGTCACGCTGAGTCCGCCGACCGGGCCGCCGCTGACCGCCACGACCGACGCGAACGGCGAGTACTACCTGGGCACGGAGGAGGGCCTGAAGCCGAACACGGCGTACGCGGCCACCTTCGACTACAGCGGCATCAACCCGGCGACGCTGCCCGGCTCCCCGACGCTCGCCGAGCTGAAGTGGACCCAGCAGGCGGCCGGTTCCGACCGCGCGCTCGACTCGAACGTCGACTCGGCGGGCCGGACCACGGTCAGCGTCGGCGACCCCGGCTACGTCAACCACACGGTCGACGCAGGCCTGGTCGGCCCGGTCAACAAGCTGGGCGACTACGTCTGGTACGACACCAACGGCAACGGCATCCAGGACCACGGCGAGCCCCCGGCGCCGAACGTCACCGTCAACCTGTACAACGACAACGGCGACCTGCTGAAGACCGTCAAGACCGACGAGGGCGGCAAATACCTCTTCGACAAGCTGGCCGACGGCAAGTACAAGGTCTGCTTCGTGAAGCCGGCCGGCTACGCCTGGACCAAGCAGAACGCGGGCGGCAAGGGTGACGACTCGGTCATCGTCCCGACCACCGGCTGCTCCCCCGTCGTCACCCTCGGCCCGGGCAACCGTCAGGACCTCACCCTCGACGCGGGCCTGGTCGAGGACTTGGCGCTGACGGTCGTCAAGACCGACAAGAAGACCGGCGAGCCGCTGCGCGGCGCGGTCTTCCAGCTGTGGCTCGACAGCAACGGCACCTCCGGCCTCCAGCGGGGCGGCGCCCACAAGGACCGGATGGTCGGCGACTGTGTCAGCGGCCGGACGGGCATGTGCTCCTTCGACGGCAACCGGATCGGCACGTACTACCTCGTGGAGAAGGACGTCCCCGAGGGCTACGTCCTGCCGGACAACCCGGTCTTTGGCCCCTACCGGCTGACCCTGGCCAACGGCACGGGCAGCGAAGGGCTGATCGTGAAGATCGCCAACAAGCGAGGTGAGCCGTGCAAGGGCAAGAAGTGCTGA
- a CDS encoding RNA-guided endonuclease InsQ/TnpB family protein, with product MIRAYKFLLRPTVRQAQALSEMLRDHCSLYNGALQERRDAWRHPSKTTVRYGMQSAQLKEIRAFDPECQGRWSFSSQQATLRRLDKAFAAFFRRVTSGGTPGYPRFRGVNWFDTVDFPKDGDGCRWDSAPHDRVTRVRFQGVGHVKVNQHRAVAGKVKTVSVKREGRRWFVVLAAEQDQPQPLPATGSVVGIDLGIANFLADSNGAFVPNPRHGRRAAEKLEAAQQALSRFPRRKASDRTAGHRRAVDKVAQLHAKVRRQRLDHAHKTALGLVRAHDVIAHEDLTIRNMTKVPAPRPDPDRPGTFLPNGAAAKAGLNKSIADAGWGVFLTILHAKAESAGREVIAVDPRNTSRTCPECGHTAKENRPTQEKFHCVSCGHHAHADTVAATNVLRAGLVRRNANPA from the coding sequence GGCCTTGCAGGAGCGGCGTGACGCCTGGCGGCATCCGTCGAAGACAACCGTCAGGTACGGGATGCAGTCCGCGCAGCTCAAGGAGATCCGGGCGTTCGACCCGGAGTGTCAGGGCCGCTGGTCGTTCAGTTCGCAGCAGGCAACCCTGCGCCGTCTCGACAAGGCGTTCGCCGCGTTCTTCCGCCGGGTCACCTCCGGTGGCACCCCGGGATATCCGCGTTTTCGCGGGGTGAACTGGTTCGATACGGTGGACTTCCCCAAGGACGGGGACGGCTGCCGGTGGGATTCCGCCCCGCACGACCGGGTCACCCGGGTCCGCTTCCAGGGCGTCGGGCATGTGAAGGTCAACCAGCACCGTGCCGTGGCCGGCAAGGTCAAGACCGTCTCGGTCAAGCGCGAGGGCCGTCGCTGGTTCGTCGTACTGGCCGCCGAACAGGACCAGCCGCAGCCGCTGCCCGCGACCGGCTCCGTGGTCGGCATCGACCTGGGCATCGCGAACTTCCTCGCCGACTCCAACGGCGCTTTCGTGCCCAACCCGCGCCACGGCCGCCGCGCGGCCGAAAAGCTCGAAGCCGCGCAGCAGGCCCTGTCCCGGTTCCCGCGCCGCAAGGCCTCAGACCGCACCGCAGGCCACCGGCGCGCGGTGGACAAGGTTGCCCAGCTCCACGCCAAGGTACGGCGTCAGAGGCTCGACCACGCCCACAAGACCGCGCTCGGTCTGGTCCGCGCACACGATGTGATCGCGCACGAAGACCTCACGATCCGCAACATGACCAAGGTCCCCGCACCCAGGCCCGACCCTGACCGGCCGGGTACCTTCCTGCCCAACGGGGCCGCCGCCAAAGCCGGGCTCAACAAGTCGATCGCCGATGCCGGATGGGGGGTGTTCCTGACGATCCTGCACGCCAAGGCTGAAAGCGCCGGACGGGAAGTGATCGCCGTGGACCCCCGCAACACCTCCCGCACCTGCCCCGAATGCGGGCACACCGCGAAGGAGAATCGGCCCACACAGGAAAAGTTCCACTGCGTCTCGTGCGGCCACCACGCCCACGCCGACACCGTGGCAGCCACCAACGTATTACGGGCCGGGCTGGTCCGTCGCAACGCCAACCCGGCGTAA
- a CDS encoding right-handed parallel beta-helix repeat-containing protein has protein sequence MSRRTIARGLLVAVCLLTGASACTAFSPEGSGGAAPASVVRVPQDTDSLQEAVDRVGEGGLVLVSPGVYRQSVTVSKARVVLRGLDRSRVVVDGEFERANGITVTGAGSVVENLTVRNNLANGLLFTGVTDQAALEAGRAGGSAYDPLDTVKFPPLKGFRASYVTAYNNALYGIYAFDARSGIIEHSYASGHADSGIYVGQCRPCDTVVQHNTVEHNAVGLEVTNASERLYLLGNRASRNRVGLTLNSNDLEALGPQHGAVIAGNTLTDNNDDASPEQADGGFGIGIGAGGGRANVIERNLISGNRAAGVLLSDVQGYPARANTVRANRVTANGTDLVLATGTPAGNCFTGNGESLTSPARLPRETHCAKGTRGAAGQEPDTGLVRDPLGHPTPVQAPPGLSFQDVPAPPSQRSMPQATTTAAHPAVDLPGKVSWSEFKLPGAKGAL, from the coding sequence GTGTCCCGGCGAACCATCGCCCGGGGCCTGCTCGTCGCCGTCTGTCTCCTCACCGGCGCCAGTGCCTGTACGGCCTTTTCGCCCGAGGGCTCCGGCGGGGCCGCGCCGGCCTCGGTCGTGCGGGTGCCGCAGGACACCGACTCCCTTCAGGAGGCGGTCGACCGGGTCGGTGAGGGCGGTCTCGTCCTGGTGTCACCCGGCGTCTACCGGCAGAGCGTGACCGTCTCGAAGGCGCGGGTGGTGCTGCGCGGCCTCGACCGCTCCCGGGTGGTCGTCGACGGGGAGTTCGAGCGCGCCAACGGCATCACCGTGACCGGCGCGGGCTCCGTCGTGGAGAACCTGACCGTCCGCAATAACCTCGCCAACGGTCTCCTGTTCACCGGCGTCACCGACCAGGCCGCTCTGGAGGCGGGCCGTGCCGGCGGCTCGGCGTACGACCCCCTCGACACCGTCAAATTCCCCCCGCTGAAGGGCTTCCGGGCCTCTTACGTCACCGCGTACAACAACGCGCTGTACGGCATCTACGCCTTCGATGCCCGAAGCGGGATCATCGAGCACTCCTACGCCTCCGGACACGCCGACTCCGGGATCTACGTCGGCCAGTGCCGTCCCTGCGACACGGTCGTGCAGCACAACACCGTCGAGCACAACGCGGTGGGCCTGGAAGTCACCAACGCCTCCGAACGCCTCTATCTGCTGGGCAACCGGGCGAGCCGCAACCGGGTCGGCCTGACCCTCAACTCCAACGACCTGGAGGCGCTCGGCCCGCAGCACGGCGCCGTCATCGCGGGCAACACGCTCACCGACAACAACGACGACGCCAGTCCCGAGCAGGCTGATGGCGGCTTCGGCATCGGCATCGGCGCGGGCGGCGGGCGCGCCAACGTCATCGAGCGAAACCTGATCAGCGGCAACAGGGCGGCCGGGGTGCTGCTGAGCGACGTACAGGGCTATCCGGCGCGCGCCAACACCGTGCGCGCCAACCGGGTCACCGCCAACGGCACCGATCTGGTCCTGGCCACCGGCACCCCGGCCGGCAACTGCTTCACCGGCAACGGGGAGTCGCTCACCAGCCCGGCGCGCCTGCCGCGCGAGACACACTGCGCAAAGGGCACCCGGGGCGCTGCAGGGCAGGAGCCGGACACCGGGCTGGTCCGCGACCCCCTGGGCCACCCGACCCCCGTCCAGGCACCCCCCGGCCTCTCCTTCCAGGACGTACCGGCACCGCCGAGCCAGCGGTCAATGCCGCAGGCCACTACGACTGCGGCACACCCGGCGGTAGACCTACCGGGCAAGGTGAGCTGGAGCGAGTTCAAGCTGCCGGGCGCGAAGGGCGCCCTTTAG